One region of Streptomyces sp. CG4 genomic DNA includes:
- a CDS encoding long-chain fatty acid--CoA ligase yields MSTPFPHAPASSASSGAPVNAIDYDGRPVLVEPWVQRLDGAVREVSVPPFAPPVTHGSLADLPFDNAETAPAQVVLSRKLPDGGWTDVTAAQFAEQVLAVAKGLIAEGLVSGDRIAVMARTTYEWTLLDFAAWAAGLVTVPIYPTSSVFQTRWILHDSGAVALITESVAQASAIGPELQHLPDLRHLWVMDKEHVTRLAEAGAQVPDAEVAVRRGMLGPDTLATLIYTSGTTGRPKGCALSHRNFFAEVDNAVELLYPVFKDRDEEPSVLLFLPMSHVFGRMVAIACVRARVRLGHAPSLAAEDLLPDLAAFRPTALLTIPYMLEKVYNSARANAESGGRVTVFDRAAAAAVRYGEALEARQTGTGNGPSRSLKTARTFYDPLVYRRIRTAMGGRVRYAICGGSPLGRRLAAFYAGAGIEIFEGYGLTETTGATTVTPPLKPRLGTVGWPLPGTRVRIAADGEILVSGDHVLRGYWDPQAGGVVPATRDGWLATGDIGELDDEGYLTITGRKKELLITAGGKSVAPAPLENWLRQHPLISQVMLVGDARPYVAALITLDPDGVTHWRQMIGKHPVPPELLLGDPDLEAVLQRAIDEANKLVSRPESIRRFAVLPVDFTEEAGHLTPSMKLRREQIMSDFTGEVEGLYARR; encoded by the coding sequence GTGTCCACCCCCTTCCCGCACGCCCCCGCCTCCTCCGCCTCCTCCGGCGCCCCGGTCAACGCCATCGACTACGACGGTCGCCCGGTCCTCGTGGAACCCTGGGTGCAGCGGCTGGACGGTGCCGTACGAGAGGTGTCCGTACCGCCGTTCGCACCCCCGGTCACCCATGGCTCCCTCGCGGACCTGCCGTTCGACAACGCGGAGACGGCACCCGCCCAGGTCGTGCTCAGCCGCAAGCTCCCCGACGGCGGCTGGACGGACGTGACGGCCGCCCAGTTCGCCGAGCAAGTCCTCGCCGTGGCCAAGGGGTTGATCGCCGAGGGGCTGGTGTCGGGCGACCGCATCGCCGTCATGGCCCGTACGACGTACGAATGGACGCTGCTGGACTTCGCCGCCTGGGCCGCCGGCCTGGTCACCGTGCCGATCTACCCGACCTCCTCGGTCTTCCAGACCCGCTGGATCCTGCACGACTCCGGCGCGGTCGCGCTGATCACCGAGAGCGTCGCGCAGGCCTCCGCCATCGGCCCCGAACTCCAGCATCTGCCCGATCTGCGTCATCTGTGGGTGATGGACAAGGAGCACGTGACCCGGCTGGCGGAGGCGGGCGCACAGGTGCCGGACGCTGAAGTCGCCGTACGACGCGGCATGCTGGGCCCCGACACCCTCGCCACCCTTATCTACACCTCCGGCACCACCGGCCGCCCCAAGGGCTGCGCCCTCTCGCACCGCAACTTCTTCGCCGAGGTCGACAACGCCGTCGAACTGCTCTACCCGGTCTTCAAGGACCGCGACGAGGAACCGTCGGTCCTCCTCTTCCTCCCGATGTCCCACGTCTTCGGCCGGATGGTGGCCATCGCCTGCGTCCGCGCCCGCGTCCGCCTCGGCCACGCGCCGAGCCTGGCTGCCGAGGATCTGCTGCCCGACCTCGCGGCCTTCCGGCCGACGGCCCTGCTGACCATCCCGTACATGCTGGAGAAGGTCTACAACTCGGCCCGCGCGAACGCCGAGTCGGGCGGCCGGGTCACGGTCTTCGACCGGGCCGCGGCGGCCGCTGTCCGCTACGGCGAGGCGCTGGAGGCCCGGCAGACCGGCACCGGCAACGGCCCGAGCCGCTCCCTGAAGACGGCCCGCACCTTCTACGACCCCCTCGTCTACCGCAGGATCCGGACCGCCATGGGCGGTCGCGTCCGGTACGCCATCTGCGGCGGCTCCCCGCTCGGCCGACGCCTCGCCGCGTTCTACGCCGGCGCCGGCATCGAGATCTTCGAGGGCTACGGCCTGACGGAGACCACCGGCGCCACGACGGTCACCCCACCGCTCAAACCCCGCCTGGGAACGGTCGGTTGGCCACTGCCCGGCACCCGTGTCCGCATCGCGGCCGACGGCGAGATCCTGGTCTCCGGCGACCACGTCCTGCGCGGCTACTGGGACCCGCAGGCCGGCGGCGTCGTACCCGCGACCAGGGACGGCTGGCTGGCCACCGGCGACATAGGCGAGCTGGACGACGAGGGCTACCTCACCATCACCGGCCGCAAGAAGGAACTGCTGATCACGGCGGGCGGCAAGTCGGTGGCCCCGGCCCCGCTGGAGAACTGGCTGCGCCAGCACCCCCTGATCTCCCAGGTGATGCTGGTGGGCGACGCCCGCCCCTACGTCGCCGCGTTGATCACCCTCGACCCCGACGGCGTCACCCACTGGCGCCAGATGATCGGCAAACACCCGGTCCCACCCGAACTCCTCCTCGGCGACCCGGACTTGGAGGCCGTCCTGCAACGCGCCATCGACGAGGCCAACAAACTGGTCTCCCGCCCCGAGTCCATCCGCCGCTTCGCCGTACTACCGGTCGACTTCACCGAGGAGGCCGGCCACCTGACCCCCTCGATGAAACTACGGCGCGAACAGATCATGTCCGACTTCACGGGGGAGGTGGAGGGGTTGTACGCCCGCCGGTGA
- a CDS encoding MaoC/PaaZ C-terminal domain-containing protein encodes MAMAGSLLHLTAGVVRSPFKRPSPEAGFPATRLTRAGLRIDPARLAAYERVCGFATGSGGDVDGGGVSGSGVDDLPVTYPHVLGFPLAMRLMSHRAFPLPLLGLVHTSIEIIRYAPLPATGEYELAVHVEGLRPHRRGTEATVVTGMRAGGGVVWESRSTYLARHRTTGRTAAEPAREGPALPVVAEWRLGGDVGRRYGAVSGDRNPIHLYPLTARLFGFPRAIAHGMWTVARCVAAHGMSGYDRVRAEFRAPVLLPGTVAYGADGDGRFELRGAEGRLHLTGEVS; translated from the coding sequence ATGGCCATGGCAGGCTCGTTGTTGCATCTCACGGCCGGCGTGGTGCGCTCGCCCTTCAAACGCCCCTCCCCCGAGGCCGGTTTCCCGGCCACCCGACTGACCCGGGCCGGGCTGCGGATCGACCCGGCACGGCTCGCCGCCTACGAGCGGGTGTGCGGCTTCGCCACCGGTTCGGGCGGTGACGTGGACGGCGGGGGCGTGAGCGGCAGTGGCGTGGACGATCTGCCCGTCACCTATCCGCATGTGCTCGGCTTTCCCCTGGCCATGCGGCTGATGAGCCACCGGGCCTTTCCGCTGCCGCTGCTGGGGCTCGTCCACACGTCGATCGAGATCATCCGGTACGCGCCCCTACCGGCGACCGGGGAGTACGAACTCGCCGTGCACGTGGAGGGATTGCGCCCGCACCGGCGCGGTACCGAAGCCACGGTGGTGACCGGGATGCGGGCCGGCGGGGGTGTCGTGTGGGAGTCGCGGAGCACGTATCTCGCGCGGCACCGGACCACCGGCCGTACGGCGGCGGAACCGGCGCGGGAGGGGCCCGCGCTGCCCGTCGTCGCCGAGTGGCGGCTCGGTGGGGATGTCGGGCGGCGGTACGGCGCCGTCTCCGGTGACCGCAACCCCATCCATCTGTACCCGCTCACCGCCCGCCTCTTCGGCTTCCCGCGCGCCATCGCGCACGGCATGTGGACGGTGGCCCGCTGCGTGGCCGCCCACGGCATGAGCGGGTACGACAGGGTGCGGGCCGAGTTCCGGGCGCCGGTGCTGTTGCCGGGGACGGTCGCCTACGGCGCGGACGGCGACGGTCGCTTCGAGCTGCGGGGGGCCGAGGGTCGACTGCACCTGACCGGGGAGGTGAGCTGA
- a CDS encoding TetR/AcrR family transcriptional regulator yields MGGARTKRMPRAVREQQMLDAAVQIFGQRGYMAASMDEIAELAGVSKPLVYLYLHSKEDLFTACIRREAAALTEAVRAAVRTDLPVDRRLWDGLRAFFAHTAEHPDAWSVLHLQARTHGEPFAAEAAAMRTEIVTFVTRLVAIAAREAHRDPDLPEREVAGLAEALVGAAESLATWANETDGVTAREAASTLMNFAWSGLGNLMRECPWIPPGD; encoded by the coding sequence ATGGGTGGGGCGAGGACCAAACGGATGCCGCGTGCGGTGCGGGAGCAGCAGATGCTCGACGCCGCCGTGCAGATCTTCGGCCAACGCGGCTACATGGCCGCGTCGATGGACGAGATAGCCGAACTGGCGGGTGTCTCCAAACCCCTGGTCTACCTCTACCTGCACTCCAAAGAGGACCTCTTCACCGCCTGCATCCGGCGCGAGGCCGCCGCCCTGACGGAGGCCGTCCGCGCCGCGGTCCGCACCGACCTGCCCGTCGACCGCCGGCTCTGGGACGGCCTCCGGGCCTTCTTCGCCCACACCGCCGAGCACCCCGACGCCTGGTCCGTCCTCCACCTCCAGGCCCGCACCCACGGCGAGCCCTTCGCGGCCGAGGCCGCCGCGATGCGCACGGAGATCGTCACCTTCGTCACCCGTCTGGTCGCGATCGCGGCCCGCGAGGCCCACCGGGACCCCGATCTGCCCGAACGCGAGGTCGCGGGGCTGGCCGAGGCGCTGGTGGGAGCGGCGGAATCGCTGGCCACGTGGGCCAACGAGACGGATGGCGTCACCGCCCGGGAGGCCGCGTCCACCTTGATGAACTTCGCGTGGTCGGGACTGGGGAACCTGATGCGGGAGTGTCCCTGGATTCCGCCAGGAGACTAG
- a CDS encoding DUF4229 domain-containing protein, translating to MLRYTLMRLGVFAGCLVVVWGAVYSGIFPRGFGDSNFLWVLLLSLVLSAPISWVVLRKERDRASVQIVGRVDRMKANLEANRSQEDVADDSARAQGEAAASN from the coding sequence ATGCTCCGCTACACGCTGATGCGCCTCGGCGTCTTCGCCGGCTGCCTCGTGGTCGTCTGGGGAGCCGTCTATTCCGGTATCTTCCCGCGCGGTTTCGGCGACTCCAACTTCCTGTGGGTGCTGCTGCTGTCGCTGGTGCTGTCCGCGCCGATCAGCTGGGTGGTGCTGCGCAAGGAGCGCGACCGGGCCTCCGTGCAGATCGTCGGCAGGGTCGACCGGATGAAGGCCAACCTGGAGGCCAACCGCAGCCAGGAGGACGTGGCCGACGACAGTGCCCGGGCGCAGGGCGAGGCGGCCGCGTCCAACTAG
- a CDS encoding GNAT family N-acetyltransferase: MALTFTLDPAITPALRDGILDLWTDVSNAGGAVGFVPPVSREDVRPELVAHFVAMAEGRHRLLVGCDETGAPAATAFFAYNTHRLQKHWVWLYTVMVHPRHQGKGYGRDLLAAAEDAARSFDGVDAIRLTCRGGTGLERFYGSCGYKEVGRIPAAIRVAPGDDRDDVFMLRPLA, translated from the coding sequence ATGGCCCTTACCTTCACCCTCGACCCCGCCATCACCCCGGCGCTGCGCGACGGCATCCTCGACCTGTGGACGGACGTCTCCAACGCGGGCGGCGCCGTGGGCTTCGTACCGCCGGTGAGCCGGGAGGACGTCCGCCCGGAACTGGTGGCGCACTTCGTGGCCATGGCCGAGGGCCGGCACCGGCTGCTCGTCGGGTGTGACGAGACGGGCGCACCGGCCGCGACCGCCTTCTTCGCCTACAACACGCACCGGCTCCAGAAGCACTGGGTGTGGCTGTACACGGTGATGGTCCACCCCCGCCACCAGGGCAAGGGATACGGCCGCGACCTGCTCGCGGCCGCCGAGGACGCCGCCCGCAGCTTCGACGGCGTCGACGCGATCCGGCTGACCTGCCGGGGCGGCACCGGCCTGGAGCGGTTCTACGGCTCCTGCGGTTACAAGGAGGTCGGCCGGATCCCCGCCGCCATCCGCGTCGCACCCGGCGACGACCGCGACGACGTGTTCATGCTGAGGCCACTCGCCTGA
- the mqnE gene encoding aminofutalosine synthase MqnE, with protein sequence MDVGLKRELEEKVRSGERLTREDGIALYESDDLAWLGGLAHEVRTRKNGDVVHFNVNRHLNMTNVCTASCAYCSFQRKPGEKDAYTMRIEEAVKLAKAMESENLTELHIVNGLHPNLPWRYYPRSLRELKAALPNVSLKAFTATEIHHFETISGLSASDILDELIDAGLESLTGGGAEIFDWEVRQHIVDHRTHWEDWSRIHRLAHEKGLKTPCTMLYGHIEEPRHRVDHVLRLRELQDETNGFQVFIPLRYQHDFVDMKDGKVRNTLQARTQMATGAEALKTFAVSRLLFDNVPHVKVFWVMHGVQTAQLALQHGADDMDGSVVEYKITHDADNYGTPNKLTREDLLDLIRDAGFRPVERNTRYEIIREYYGPDPARRDSPQPMRV encoded by the coding sequence ATGGACGTCGGGCTCAAGCGCGAGCTGGAGGAGAAGGTCCGCTCCGGTGAGCGGCTGACCCGCGAGGACGGCATCGCGCTGTACGAGTCGGACGACCTGGCGTGGCTCGGCGGCCTCGCGCACGAGGTGCGCACCCGCAAGAACGGCGACGTGGTGCACTTCAACGTCAACCGGCACCTGAACATGACCAACGTGTGCACGGCCTCCTGCGCCTACTGCTCCTTCCAGCGCAAGCCGGGGGAGAAGGACGCGTACACGATGCGCATCGAGGAGGCCGTCAAGCTCGCCAAGGCGATGGAGTCGGAGAACCTCACCGAGCTGCACATCGTCAACGGCCTGCACCCGAACCTGCCGTGGCGCTACTACCCGCGCTCCCTGCGCGAGCTGAAGGCCGCCCTCCCGAACGTCTCGCTCAAGGCCTTCACGGCGACGGAGATCCACCACTTCGAGACGATCAGCGGTCTGTCGGCCTCGGACATCCTGGACGAGCTGATCGACGCGGGCCTGGAGTCGCTGACCGGCGGTGGCGCGGAGATCTTCGACTGGGAGGTCCGGCAGCACATCGTGGACCACCGGACCCACTGGGAGGACTGGTCCCGCATCCACCGCCTGGCGCACGAGAAGGGGCTCAAGACCCCCTGCACGATGCTCTACGGCCACATCGAGGAGCCCCGCCACCGGGTCGACCACGTCCTGCGGCTGCGCGAGCTCCAGGACGAGACGAACGGCTTCCAGGTCTTCATCCCGCTGCGCTACCAGCACGACTTCGTGGACATGAAGGACGGCAAGGTACGCAACACCCTCCAGGCCCGCACCCAGATGGCGACCGGCGCGGAGGCCCTGAAGACCTTCGCGGTGTCGAGGCTGCTGTTCGACAACGTCCCGCACGTCAAGGTCTTCTGGGTGATGCACGGCGTGCAGACCGCCCAGCTGGCCCTCCAGCACGGCGCGGACGACATGGACGGCTCGGTCGTCGAGTACAAGATCACGCACGACGCGGACAACTACGGCACCCCGAACAAGCTGACCCGCGAGGATCTGCTGGACCTGATCCGTGACGCCGGCTTCCGGCCGGTGGAGCGCAACACCCGCTACGAGATCATCCGCGAGTACTACGGCCCGGACCCGGCGCGCAGGGACTCCCCGCAGCCGATGCGGGTGTGA
- a CDS encoding Lrp/AsnC family transcriptional regulator, protein MDAVDRQLIQALRENGRASYAELGRLVGLSGPSVTDRINRLEAAGVITGYRATVNAASLGLGVTALIGISLSDAADHEDVAQRLRDLPEIEDCWFIAGDDSFMLKARAADVDGLERIIRRLSGTKGVSRTRTTIVLSTKWENRVGELPEEA, encoded by the coding sequence ATGGACGCGGTGGACAGGCAGCTCATCCAGGCCCTGAGGGAGAACGGCCGGGCCTCGTACGCGGAGCTGGGGCGCCTCGTCGGCCTGTCGGGCCCCAGCGTCACCGACCGCATCAACCGGCTGGAGGCGGCCGGTGTCATCACCGGCTACCGCGCCACGGTGAACGCGGCCTCGCTCGGCCTCGGCGTCACCGCGCTGATCGGCATCTCGCTCTCCGACGCCGCCGACCACGAGGACGTCGCCCAGCGGCTGCGGGACCTGCCGGAGATCGAGGACTGCTGGTTCATCGCCGGCGACGACTCCTTCATGCTCAAGGCGCGGGCGGCGGACGTGGACGGCCTGGAGCGGATCATCCGGCGGCTGTCCGGCACCAAGGGTGTGTCCCGGACCCGTACCACCATCGTGCTCTCCACGAAGTGGGAGAACCGGGTCGGAGAGCTGCCCGAAGAGGCCTGA
- a CDS encoding UbiX family flavin prenyltransferase, whose amino-acid sequence MPWIVGVSGASGTPYAAAVLRALLDAGETVDLVVSRASRLTLLDETGISFRDAHWQDDLREWLARGADGKPGTFDVDLDGVRYWSAGDLAAGPSSGSYPAKGMLVVPASTACVAGVALGLSKDLLQRTASVTLKERRTLVVAVRESPLNGQTLRHLVALDDAGAVVVPASPAFYAGATHIQDLVDFVAGRVLDAAGVEHGLYRRWRGELGGGSAPAD is encoded by the coding sequence GTGCCTTGGATCGTGGGGGTGTCCGGTGCGTCCGGGACGCCGTATGCGGCGGCCGTGCTGCGGGCGCTGCTGGACGCGGGGGAGACGGTCGACCTCGTGGTCAGCCGGGCCTCGCGGCTGACGCTGCTGGACGAGACGGGCATCTCGTTCCGCGACGCCCACTGGCAGGACGACCTGCGGGAATGGCTGGCCCGGGGAGCCGACGGCAAGCCCGGGACCTTCGACGTGGACCTCGACGGGGTGCGGTACTGGAGCGCGGGCGACCTCGCGGCCGGGCCGTCCTCGGGGTCGTACCCGGCGAAGGGGATGCTCGTCGTGCCCGCCTCCACCGCCTGTGTGGCCGGTGTGGCGCTCGGGCTGTCCAAGGACCTGCTGCAGCGTACGGCGAGTGTCACCCTGAAGGAGCGCCGGACGCTCGTCGTGGCCGTACGGGAGAGCCCCTTGAACGGCCAGACGCTGCGCCACCTCGTCGCGCTGGACGACGCCGGAGCCGTCGTCGTACCGGCCTCGCCCGCCTTCTACGCGGGCGCCACCCACATCCAGGACCTGGTGGACTTCGTCGCCGGGCGGGTGCTGGACGCGGCGGGCGTCGAGCACGGCCTGTACCGGCGCTGGCGGGGCGAGCTGGGCGGCGGATCGGCGCCGGCGGACTAG
- the mqnP gene encoding menaquinone biosynthesis prenyltransferase MqnP: MSSASAAIPQPGRTKAFLRLVMIEHSIFALPFAYIASLTAMYAWDRNIHWGRLLLVTICMVGLRTFAMAVNRIIDREIDARNPRTAHRELVTGAMSVRHAWTGALIALVIFLGAAALLNPLCLALAPVAVIPMVVYPYGKRFTNFPQAILGLAQAMGPIGGWLAISGSWSWDAVILGLAVGIWIGGFDLIYACQDVETDRETGVMSVPARFGVPAAIWGARVCHTITTALFVWYGVATHAGAFFWLGLLIVAGAFLYEHRIVRPHDLSRLNRAFFSVNGFIGIALFVCALLDLCVRGLTF, encoded by the coding sequence GTGAGCAGCGCCTCTGCCGCGATCCCCCAGCCGGGACGCACGAAGGCCTTCCTGCGCCTGGTGATGATCGAGCACTCGATCTTCGCGCTGCCCTTCGCGTACATCGCCTCCCTGACGGCGATGTACGCGTGGGACAGGAACATCCACTGGGGCCGGCTGCTGCTGGTCACCATCTGCATGGTCGGCCTGCGCACGTTCGCGATGGCGGTCAACCGGATCATCGACCGCGAGATCGACGCCCGTAACCCGCGTACGGCGCACCGGGAGCTGGTCACCGGCGCCATGTCGGTCCGGCACGCGTGGACGGGCGCCCTGATCGCGCTGGTGATCTTCCTGGGCGCGGCGGCGCTCCTGAACCCGCTGTGCCTGGCGCTGGCCCCGGTGGCGGTGATCCCGATGGTGGTCTACCCCTACGGCAAACGGTTCACGAACTTCCCGCAGGCGATCCTGGGCCTGGCCCAGGCGATGGGCCCGATCGGCGGCTGGCTCGCGATCTCCGGGTCCTGGTCCTGGGACGCGGTGATCCTCGGCCTCGCCGTCGGCATCTGGATCGGCGGCTTCGACCTGATCTACGCCTGCCAGGACGTCGAGACCGACCGCGAGACCGGCGTCATGTCGGTCCCGGCCCGCTTCGGCGTCCCGGCCGCGATCTGGGGCGCCCGGGTCTGCCACACGATCACGACGGCCCTGTTCGTCTGGTACGGGGTGGCCACCCATGCCGGCGCGTTCTTCTGGCTGGGCCTGCTGATCGTCGCGGGCGCCTTCCTCTACGAACACCGCATCGTCCGCCCCCACGACCTGTCCCGCCTCAACAGGGCCTTCTTCTCGGTCAACGGCTTCATCGGCATTGCCCTGTTCGTGTGCGCCCTGCTGGACCTCTGCGTCCGGGGTCTGACGTTCTGA